The Brevibacillus humidisoli DNA segment CAATTGGCAAAAAGAGGAGCAGAAGTGCTTATTGTTGATCGAAAAGACAAAGGACAAGCAACTGATGCTGCTGCAGGGATTATTTGTCCATGGTTGTCACAACGACGCAATCAAGCCTGGTATAAGCTGGTCAAGGAGGGGGCGCGTTTTTATCCAGGCTTGATCGAAGAACTGGAGAGGGAAGGGGAGACAGAAACCGGGTATGCCCGCGTTGGCGTTCTCCGTATCCATAAGGAAAGAGAAAAGCTCGTTGAACTGGAAAAACGGGCTCTAAAACGCAGGGAGGATGCTCCGGAGATTGGCGAGATTACTCAGATCACTGCAAGCCAGGTAAAGAGCTTGTTTCCTCCACTGGGCAACGACTACGCCGCTCTCCACGTCAGTGGTGCCGCCCGCGTCGATGGACATGCTCTGCGAGACGCGCTGCTGCGCGCCGCGATAAGAAAAGGAGCTGCCTTTCGCAACGGGGAAGCTATCCTCCGATCCAACGGGAGCTCTGTTACAGGAGTACAAGTTGGGGACGAATATATCGCTTCAGACATTGTCGTTGTTTGTGCTGGTGCATGGGCCAATCAACTGCTGCAGCCATTAGGTGTACAGTTCAACGTCACCTTCCAGAAAGCGCAGATCGTTCATCTGGGATTACCAGGTGCGGACACGGGCAGCTGGCCGGTCGTCATGCCGCCTGGCGATCAGTATATATTGGCTTTTGATGAGAACAGAATAGTGATCGGCGCAACACATGAAAACGACCCGGAAGGTTTCGACACCCGCGTAACGGCAGGCGGCTTGCAGGAGATTTTCAGTAAGGCATTGGAGCATGCTCCCGGACTGGCCAACAGCACCTTTCTGGAGGCAAGAGTAGGTTTTCGCCCTTTCACTCCGGGATTTCTCCCGGTCATCGGAGCGTTGCCCGGCTGGGAGGGCATCTTTGTTGCAAATGGGTTAGGTGCATCGGGACTTACGATGGGGCCCTATATCGGATTTCAACTAGCAAAACTGGTTCTTGGACTGGACATCGATATTGCGTTGGAGGATTACAAGGTGGATGGAGCAATAAACGTTTGATTCTTGCCTGAAATGTTGGATGGTCTAGTGTTGCGATCAGGGAGGTTTAGGTGATAAAAGCCGGGATAATACATTCCTTAATCAGCGGCCACCTATCCCTGGGGTGCATGATGATTGTTGAGGCGATGGCTACTACTAGGTCTTTTTCTGGAATACAGCAAATAACATTACCGCCATCTCCCATTGCCAAGTAGGCAAAAACTCCGTCTTCTTCGTGCAGCCACCACAGATAACCATATTTATTGGGGTTCATCGATGTTGATTCAAGGGTCCATGCGCCTGAAATAATCTGATTATGCTCCCAAAAACCATGATTTAAATAGAGAAAGCCAAGACGCGCCATATCACGGAGAGTTAGCGTCACTCCCCATCCTCCAGTGGAATTGCCCGTTGGGTCTGCAACCCAGCCTTTCACGTTTTTCCCGAATAAGTCATCAAACCCAAATGATTTCATTTTATAATCGGGGATTTTTTTCATGCCAATAGGGCTGAATAAATGCTCGTTGGCAAACTCGCGGGCGCTTTTACCTGTGCTGCGAGTGATAATCGCAGAAAGCAGGTGTGCCCCTGCGGTAGCATACTTAAACGCGCCTAGTTTTCCTTTTTGGCCCATCCTATCAATAGTGTAGGCTACCCAGTCTGGCTGTTTGCACAACTTGTCTAGTGGTTCATGCCAGTCCTCAAATGGATATGGTACTGTCATGGTGAGCAGATGGCGTATGGTAATTTCTTTTTTCTGTCTATCAGCAGTATGTGATATGTAATCTGGAAAAAAATCCAGTACCTTCTGGTCTCCGCTTTTGATATGGCCCTTATCTATGGCAATGCCAATGAGCGCAGATATAATACTTTTGGTTACAGATGCTACATGGTGCGGATCATCCGGACCGTAACCGTTATAATATTTTTCAAAGGCAACATAGCCGTTGCGCACAACGATCATACCGTTCACATTACTATATCCAGATTGGATCATAGGATCCAGTTTCAAGAGCTTTACCGGGTCCATTCCCAGGTCTGTTGGGTCGGCTGCTTGCCACTGGGTAGTGGGCCAGTAGGATCTTTCCATCATATATACCTCCGGGTTATTTTTGTCACGATTTTCTCTGTACAGGAAAATACACCTCGGTCACAATATCCTCAGGAACAGTGGCTTGATTGGGGTCGGTTACATATACTTCATATGGTGATGCCGCCAATTCGTATCCTTCTTGATCTATCCATTCCATCAGCTTGGCATATACTGATGTCAATTCTGAATAGGAACCCTGTAGCACAGACTTCGCACAAAGACCTCCGGGGAACAATCTAGTTCCTTTTACCGCTTCCTCTATAGGGATGGCAAACTCTGTATCGTTGCCCTCAGGATTGTGTTCGGGACTGTGATAAATAGTCATGGGCGTACCAAGCAAGGTGAGTTTTTCTTTCGCCATCTTTTCGTATAGCCTGCTAAAATACTTTTCATATCCTGGAGCATCGTCATCACTACCAATCATCTGACGCCTATAAAGAATATGGATTGGCTGGGTTTCAACGAGTTGTACTTTGATATGGTCAAGGTGAGACATAATGGGTAAACCCTTCTCTACATGTAAAATCTCATTGCTGATTTGTTTTAGGGTATACTGAAAAGCCCTTAGCTTTTCCTGTATTTCTCTTCTCTTGCGAGTAAGGGTAGAATAAAGCTGCTCTTCCGATTGATCCTCTTCCCATTCCAAAATCGCTTTGATTTCTTCCAGAGAAAAATGATAAGATTTCAAACGGTTGATAAAGAGCATCTTTTTTAGTTGCTTGACGGAATAATACCTATAGCCGTTTTCAGGCTTAATCTGATCAGGATTCATTAATCCAATCTCATCATAATATCGTAGCGTTTTTGTAGAGACTCCACACATCTTTGAGAATTCTCCAATCGATAGCAAGAGGCCACCTCCACTTCTTTTGTTTTATACGGACTCCAAGTAATGACATATCGATGCTTGCTTCCATACTAACTAATACACCTTTCCCTAAGGGCAAAGTCAAATGCAAAAATAATATAGCAGACTCGTGCGTTGACTTTTGCTCATGTATTGTAGAAGATTTAACTGCATAACGGACATAAAATTTAGACATGACGACGGTGAAGGGAGGGGATAGTTTGAATATTCAAGTGAAAACGCATAGTTTGGACTCGTTGTACGAGAGTCCCAACGTTCGGCTATTGGAAGAAAATCGGGCCAGAAACCAGTGTTTGTACGAGCTGCCGCTTCCGTTCGGCTCAGCTACAGTGAACCGTACCTGCTTGCGCGGTGGGCTGGAGATCAGCGCGTTCGAAGGCGTCCTGACTAAGCAGCTGCCGCTCCGCTGCCAGACGATGTATCCTCATCTCGAATTTTCCTACACGCTATCCGGTCGAGGCAGTTGGTCGGGAGAAGGCGCACCGGCCCTCGAATTAGCTCCCGGCGTCTCGACTCTCGTATACATGGCGGATCACCGGGTGGGTGCGGAGCTCGGTCCGGATGAGCATTTGTCCCATCTGGAGGTTCGATTCGATTTGCGTCATTTCGAAGCTATGGTGACGGAGCTGCGGCTCACGGCGTCCGGACAGTTCTTCAGCCGGCAATTGGCCGGTAACCCACAGGTTGCTAAGCTGTTCGAGCAATTACGGGACTGCGCTTACATCGGAGCGTTGCGGCAACTGTATCTCGAAGGCAAATGTTACGAACTGCTTGCCAGTCACCTCGCTCAATTCGAGTTGGCCGGTATGACTGGACGAGCTCGCATCGGACTGTCCGCGGACGATATCCGCTGCCTGCAACGCGCTCGCGAGATCCTTACGCGCAGTTGGAGAACACCTCCCGGCTTGCTGGAACTGGCGCGGTCGGTGGGCATCAACGATTACAAGCTGAAGCGAGGCTTCAAGGAGCTGTTCGGCACGACGGTGTTCGGCTATATCCGGCATTTGAGGATGAACGAGGCGCGCCGTTTGCTGGAGGCGGGCAAAGCCAACGTCAGTCAGGCTGCTGCCTGCGTCGGCTACGTGAATCTGAGCCACTTTGCATCTGCCTACCGCCGGACATTTGGTTACAATCCGAGCGAATGTCAGAGGCGGGGACAGTGGCTGATCGCGACGAATCGATAAATCCGCCGACCGTTTAAGAAGATCCGTCCAGGGGCGGCAGAGCGATGTCCCGTTCTGTACGATGAAGGTATGAAGGCGCAGTGCGGCGCTTCTTTTGCCCTCTTTTAACGAGAATGATAATCATATTTATTCGAGAGGGGTGAGAAGTGGCAGCGTATTCCCGCTTCCAAAGCCGTCTGCAGCCGGGTTACTGGAGGGACAAACAGATGGGAAGAATTCGGTTCGGCATGTTTTTCAGCGTATTCGTTGCGATGGTTGGGTTGATGATTATCGCCCCCGTGATGCCTCCGCTCATACGGGAATTAGGTCTGAGCGAGATGCATTCGGGGATCATCATCTCGCTTGGCTCGGTCTCCATGGCCGTCATGTCGCCGTTATGGGGCAGATGGAGTGACCGGTTCGGCAGAAGACAGATGATTCTCGCGGGCTTCGCCGGGATGTTCGTCAGCTATGCGTTCTTTACCGCTGTCATGTACGCGGGACTTCGCGTCTGTTGAGCGGAGGCCTTCTCCTCGTTTTGCTTGTGGCTGCGAGAACGCTGGTCGGCGCGTTCATTCCCGCCGCGGTGCCTTCTTCCGCTCAGGCGTATATGGCCGACGTGACGGACGAACACGGCCGATCGGCGGGAATGGCTCTGATGGGCGCGGCCAACGGACTCGGGCTCGTGCTCGGACCGGCGATCGCGGGAGCCTTCGCGCTGATCGGTCTGATCTGGCCGCTGTATATCGGAGCGCTGTTGCCTGTCGTCGCGTTCGTGGCGGTGATGCTCGTTGTACCGAAACGCAAGGCTGTAATCCATGAGCGTCCGCCTCGCATCAACCCATTGAAGCGGGGACTCCGCATCTATTTGCTGTCGGGTCTGGCGATCAGTCTTTGCATCGTATCCTTGCAGGTCGTCGGCGGCTTTTATTTTCAGGTCCAGTTGTTGCTCACCACGCAGGAGACTGCTCGCTTCGTTTCCTTCGGATTGATGATTTGCGGATTTTCCATGAGCGCCACGCAGGGGGTGTTGATGAAGCGGTCAAAGCTTGAGCCGCAATCGCAGATTTTGTGGGGAGCGCTGCTACTCGTTCTGAGCTTTCTGATCATGTTATTTGTTGCCAAGTTGTCCATGTATTACGTGGCTTACTTTCTGTTTGGGGTCGGTGCGGGATTGATGATGCCGGGGATCATGACGGGTGCGTCATTTGCCGTCACGTCCGAACAACAAGGCGGCATCGCCGGTCTGGTCGGCATGATTCAAGGGATAGCCGCGGTTGTGCCCCCTTTGCTGAACACCGGTTTGTATCAGATTGACAAGCATCTTCCGTACGGTTTCGCCGTTGCCTTGATGATCGCCTTGTCCTTTGCGCTGATTCGCAGGCGGGCGCTCCCGCAGAAAGCCCGGGAGGCCGCACCCGCTTTTAGCGACAACAATTCATAGATGATGGCAAATATTGTCCAACCGGTGATTGACAGTGTTTTACGGACGAAACATTTGACAAATGGAAATCGGTTGAGAAAAAGAATGCTCACAGCATTTAATCGTTCGCCCCTTTTGAGGTAAGTAACACTGTACACTCCACATGACTTGACTACTATATTTCTATGAAATATTCCTGAAATACGTGTCGGACGTAAATAACCGCCTCTTATGGGCGGCTAGAATTTACTTACCTCGTTCCTTGAGCGATTGCTTTCGTTTCATGAACTGTACCATATGGATGCTCAGGTGGGGCGTAGATAACGTAAACTTTAAGAGGGCGATTACCTGTATTGATTACATTGTGCCATTTTCCAGCAGGTATCATAATTGCGTAGTCGTCGTAAGCCATT contains these protein-coding regions:
- a CDS encoding NAD(P)/FAD-dependent oxidoreductase; the protein is MQRCIVIGAGILGASTAYQLAKRGAEVLIVDRKDKGQATDAAAGIICPWLSQRRNQAWYKLVKEGARFYPGLIEELEREGETETGYARVGVLRIHKEREKLVELEKRALKRREDAPEIGEITQITASQVKSLFPPLGNDYAALHVSGAARVDGHALRDALLRAAIRKGAAFRNGEAILRSNGSSVTGVQVGDEYIASDIVVVCAGAWANQLLQPLGVQFNVTFQKAQIVHLGLPGADTGSWPVVMPPGDQYILAFDENRIVIGATHENDPEGFDTRVTAGGLQEIFSKALEHAPGLANSTFLEARVGFRPFTPGFLPVIGALPGWEGIFVANGLGASGLTMGPYIGFQLAKLVLGLDIDIALEDYKVDGAINV
- a CDS encoding serine hydrolase domain-containing protein encodes the protein MERSYWPTTQWQAADPTDLGMDPVKLLKLDPMIQSGYSNVNGMIVVRNGYVAFEKYYNGYGPDDPHHVASVTKSIISALIGIAIDKGHIKSGDQKVLDFFPDYISHTADRQKKEITIRHLLTMTVPYPFEDWHEPLDKLCKQPDWVAYTIDRMGQKGKLGAFKYATAGAHLLSAIITRSTGKSAREFANEHLFSPIGMKKIPDYKMKSFGFDDLFGKNVKGWVADPTGNSTGGWGVTLTLRDMARLGFLYLNHGFWEHNQIISGAWTLESTSMNPNKYGYLWWLHEEDGVFAYLAMGDGGNVICCIPEKDLVVAIASTIIMHPRDRWPLIKECIIPAFIT
- a CDS encoding MerR family transcriptional regulator — translated: MLSIGEFSKMCGVSTKTLRYYDEIGLMNPDQIKPENGYRYYSVKQLKKMLFINRLKSYHFSLEEIKAILEWEEDQSEEQLYSTLTRKRREIQEKLRAFQYTLKQISNEILHVEKGLPIMSHLDHIKVQLVETQPIHILYRRQMIGSDDDAPGYEKYFSRLYEKMAKEKLTLLGTPMTIYHSPEHNPEGNDTEFAIPIEEAVKGTRLFPGGLCAKSVLQGSYSELTSVYAKLMEWIDQEGYELAASPYEVYVTDPNQATVPEDIVTEVYFPVQRKS
- a CDS encoding helix-turn-helix transcriptional regulator — translated: MNIQVKTHSLDSLYESPNVRLLEENRARNQCLYELPLPFGSATVNRTCLRGGLEISAFEGVLTKQLPLRCQTMYPHLEFSYTLSGRGSWSGEGAPALELAPGVSTLVYMADHRVGAELGPDEHLSHLEVRFDLRHFEAMVTELRLTASGQFFSRQLAGNPQVAKLFEQLRDCAYIGALRQLYLEGKCYELLASHLAQFELAGMTGRARIGLSADDIRCLQRAREILTRSWRTPPGLLELARSVGINDYKLKRGFKELFGTTVFGYIRHLRMNEARRLLEAGKANVSQAAACVGYVNLSHFASAYRRTFGYNPSECQRRGQWLIATNR
- a CDS encoding MFS transporter, producing MGRIRFGMFFSVFVAMVGLMIIAPVMPPLIRELGLSEMHSGIIISLGSVSMAVMSPLWGRWSDRFGRRQMILAGFAGMFVSYAFFTAVMYAGLRVC
- a CDS encoding MFS transporter is translated as MPSSAQAYMADVTDEHGRSAGMALMGAANGLGLVLGPAIAGAFALIGLIWPLYIGALLPVVAFVAVMLVVPKRKAVIHERPPRINPLKRGLRIYLLSGLAISLCIVSLQVVGGFYFQVQLLLTTQETARFVSFGLMICGFSMSATQGVLMKRSKLEPQSQILWGALLLVLSFLIMLFVAKLSMYYVAYFLFGVGAGLMMPGIMTGASFAVTSEQQGGIAGLVGMIQGIAAVVPPLLNTGLYQIDKHLPYGFAVALMIALSFALIRRRALPQKAREAAPAFSDNNS